A section of the Pleuronectes platessa chromosome 7, fPlePla1.1, whole genome shotgun sequence genome encodes:
- the LOC128444731 gene encoding zinc finger homeobox protein 3, with the protein MDSGEGGGGDGGGGEERDADLSPQALSLPLLTQAVIPEPGSSSYTSAMAPAKEPLTLPQQEEGAEGSQAREETQGGDRKDGGRHTQENKACQKQGMREDFGEGDLSGQKKEEGEVHVRVGEVSVTGGLPAALCSRGGEEEKEEEEAISNQSQTKSKCSLLPQQSQHSSSSSTAKASGTLDSKIAASPKPSPTSSPFPKPSPCLATSPKHFTGPSSSSSLLSETEVKDIKGDQGWISGFPQSFKSQQSTMAFPLAGTEPASTPAEDDGSAGVSHSSITNGDGAKAPEPNENQLDTEGDDERDKEGEQKEAVLKNLNQDLSSSSLTSHMTIMHSRNSCKTLKCPKCNWHYKSQHTLQVHMKEKHPETGGQCVCGASGGKCVCGGTTQGVCSYCNSGKPHPRLARGETYACGYKPYRCEVCDYATSSKGNLSIHMQSDKHLNNVQNGGHSNGHVHTSHITNNSSSSNGHTVDEPAYKVPLSIPTPTTQPAKLTPPAHSHSHGKRWRCDVCDYETSIARNLRIHTTSEKHTHNMLRLQRGYYLSHCRSLTPQLKHLQNTGAELSLNMRLTSQQVAEAPVTLGSTLTPSPSPSPSPPPAPSLSPTGPLSQGMFQCLVCSCFSSDSTEIVEQHLNAPRSLPQSEWCSLVAGGCHCRLCGYTTPLRANFSLHCQTDRHRSRYQLTAHIQEGGDRGQEGVALIAKGNPVQVRCNLCDYVTSSFEKLRGHSLGSHHEAGVRVYRFLQQYDGEVDGGSWLFHCLLCNHSSSSKLQVLKHSQTPIHQQREELLQLQPMGGEELAAIFTIRKSPDGVTGELSDDMDTSSETSGILETTKDTCNLGVKQISEETDETRGEERDMKESLSSVKRPSSGYGEMESSIETKRTRIHQQNENQQTVQCPLCQVQLPYTHLRPHLTHLHSVAQDCVDKLISTVKPPVEQLPQLQMELPTDACTDETPENKTTKKNNANWVNSADSIASVDSQKNQGISVANTEGDVAAPKDVTALLTPPLEEITTHPSNGRLAPQSPTQIPPSSPISPPSDPPSLSDRHGYRFRCSRCSLAFPTQEKLQTHWQYHAMRAATECPLCSRQCRSQEALQRHIQNTHSQLDNTQGQNTVLPPHTTQYMEHNTSSVQQEFSLSPQVGQEAGEGEDEDIEEEEAMGIEGKEEQEEEVKIKEKDTVGEDDKVEEDLTEPEKGSHEEMISEHGSNSLVRKCSNPTLDRYLDPSRPYKCTICSESFTQKTILLVHFNSVSHLHRARRALQDSGTGVAAPEAPRGPDSRPYRCRLCGVGYSQSSTLDIHLRSVLHQTRARAAKNTAPQTPASNVAVPFTVTTTATQPGATREEISKSLPFPKRLDGRRSSAFSLLDPGLATEVKPTHNQNGQQAKKKVAELIASRNQLMLIQQQQLAQAQAQAQAQLQQHTAMLQSQALQHLPLGIENLLKQHFPLTPDNFLSLQQQLLLPFYLSGDMKLDMSLDLGQLLLANTIQKDQVKVEAKTESPPETDEKQNHKQSSNPAVGQFKDHVQFQTKIEAVRRGSSINHTEREHSNACLEEEKEEMHVTTVKNESQKEETHSPSFNLLKLQCPPPRVPYAAANGEPLRALLQSYGYELAMQYTQSRHRHQQQIATQMIPYEQQCSDINKMVVCLEVERDKLNETEDGQVVVCNKDSKVVHGNGDRDSSLWTEKNLNKGENAANEEKRCCGAGEKCKDCGKLFSDALILKTHQEYIHSMMFPTAVLESFSRKYRLQYDQMYPLTQPKSKENSTTCPNAAVPTTSTSSESETPQDQIKSEMKTISPSPVSSVSDIVTKTSATTTDPPPTAPSVSSPPSPLQPQECPQPEIPIPGTSASATSQTTSPAKSIPTIPRLSLPLPQLPIPQLPLPKLSLPPIPFPMELPLLSPAMMQSVALQTQPWLDLSVNPELAKLYQSQLNLGPQLSPALLSQTPQLNPTLLGQPSQLSPIQTGQQPQVSPSMLEQQQGKRTRTRISEEQLTVLRRHFDIYSLPSDDEINKMSSLSGLPHKVIKHWFRNTLFKERQRDKDSPYNFNNPPTTSLEEGKEEVAQNQTLTLEPCSLSPAPPAISPQPQITDIQRGEPHRGRRSSRTRFTEQQLETLQGVFEATPYPREEEYDRMSALLSLPNRVIVVWFQNARQRARKNQDGGRGTDDGLEGKNQPDSIHRQRNGCFKNNEDNEDNSCGDEGQGDCENSMDLTYEYYTQPDSPVLDSYTQDTESEQQTFNGEPTLVMRKQEDKTTSSYADKCPALVQTQNGISDADFHQKEKVTVKKTGSSSKLETKIQPESTPERSQPCSSSSSQKTVPTIPSISHCSQAHTQSSPSDQACEKPADPSPNLPSASESEKSHTGLPDSTSSLLSEAQSQNQLLLQTQAQFPCSVCPMSLPTFQLWQEHQTRHLLAAQSQVQLMHSGFTDRTMPYMMLHPNHTLMASQMLSGALSQIHSNPTHSMMSHLNSIQIQNTISDHSSNTLAGLSQGSLTPMKQNTKLISETSFESQRSNREVEEEHRRDKRQRTTITPEQLEVLYQRYSLDSNPTRGVLESIARDVGLTRRVVQVWFQNTRARERKGQFRSMGPGSSFSLGLNHLRCPFCRALFKVKSALDAHMRSRHWAEAERAGYNLSMSNVSSGQIGMTVLSVMDRPGPSITSNPTQNHAYVISNKELTGSPPVTSLSLTTDLNNQEEDDDYEDDEEYPCDDGSSMADQESPSPEGSGGPSSDWGETQTLQQHHHHQQQRQRTQMSHFQVLQLRDFYRSHRTPNRHECEALGQELGLPHRVVQVWFQNARAKEKRARSLSSDSAEREQAELSAGAGERDRA; encoded by the exons ATGGACAGCGGTGAGGGAGGCGGAGgggatggagggggaggagaggagagagatgctGACCTCAGTCCCCAGGCTTTATCTCTTCCTCTCCTGACCCAAGCGGTCATTCCGGAGCCGGGGTCATCCTCTTATACCTCAGCCATGGCCCCTGCCAAAGAGCCCCTGACCCTGCCTCAGCAGGAGGAGGGCGCAGAGGGGTCCCAGGCTAGAGAAGAGACCCAGGGAGGTGATCGGAAAGACGGAGGccgacacacacaggagaataAAGCATGTCAAAAGCAGGGGATGAGGGAAGACTTCGGGGAGGGAGATTTGTCAGGGCAAAAGAAGGAAGAAGGGGAGGTGCATGTACGTGTGGGAGAGGTGTCAGTTACAGGGGGCCTCCCAGCAGCCCTTTGCAGCAGAggcggagaagaggagaaggaagaggaggaggccatCTCAAACCAAAGCCAAACCAAATCCAAATGTTCTTTATTACCTCAACAGAGCCAGCACAGCTCTTCTTCCAGCACTGCAAAGGCCAGTGGCACACTCGACAGCAAAATAGCCGCCTCTCCAAAGCCCTCTCCCACATCTTCCCCCTTTCCAAAGCCCTCCCCTTGTCTTGCCACCTCTCCAAAGCACTTCACTggtccatcctcctcttcttccctgcTGAGCGAGACAGAGGTAAAAGACATTAAGGGAGATCAGGGCTGGATATCTGGGTTTCCTCAGAGCTTTAAATCCCAGCAGTCTACTATGGCTTTTCCACTGGCAGGTACGGAGCCTGCCAGCACACCTGCTGAGGATGATGGGTCGGCAGGGGTTTCTCACTCTTCCATTACCAATGGAGATGGTGCCAAAGCTCCAGAACCAAATGAAAACCAGCTAGACACAGAAGGGGACGACgagagagacaaagaaggaGAACAGAAAGAAGCTGTTCTTAAAAACCTCAACCAAGACCTCTCTTCGAGTTCACTGACGAGTCACATGACCATAATGCACTCACGCAACTCCTGCAAGACCCTGAAATGCCCCAAATGTAACTGGCACTACAAGTCCCAGCATACACTGCAAGTCCACATGAAAGAGAAACACCCAGAGACAGGGGGCCAATGTGTGTGCGGTGCATCCggaggaaagtgtgtgtgtggtggtacAACACAAGGTGTGTGCAGTTATTGCAATTCGGGCAAACCCCATCCTCGCTTGGCCCGTGGTGAAACCTATGCCTGCGGCTACAAGCCGTACCGCTGTGAGGTCTGTGACTATGCTACCTCATCGAAAGGCAACCTCAGCATACACATGCAGTCTGATAAACACCTTAATAATGTTCAAAATGGAGGACACTCTAATGGTCACGTGCACACTTCTCACATTACcaacaacagcagctcctccaatGGTCACACAGTGGATGAGCCGGCATACAAGGTCCCACTCTCTATTCCCACGCCTACAACCCAGCCCGCCAAGCTCACACCACCtgcacactctcactctcatgGAAAACGGTGGCGGTGTGATGTGTGCGACTATGAGACCAGCATTGCCCGAAACCTGCGCATACACACCACCAgcgagaaacacacacataacatgCTACGGCTCCAGAGAGGCTACTATCTATCTCACTGCAGGAGCCTCACTCCACAGCTTAAACACCTACAAAACACAG gTGCCGAGCTCTCCTTGAACATGCGACTCACCAGTCAGCAAGTCGCAGAAGCGCCAGTCACCCTTGGCTCTACACTGACTCCCTCTCCGtccccctctccctcacccCCTCCAGCCCCATCTCTGTCCCCCACTGGACCGCTCTCTCAAGGCATGTTCCAATGCCTTGTCTGCTCCTGCTTTTCATCTGACAGCACAGAGATTGTGGAGCAGCACCTGAATGCCCCTCGCTCCTTACCCCAGTCTGAGTGGTGCTCCCTGGTTGCTGGTGGCTGCCACTGCAGATTGTGCGGCTACACCACCCCACTGAGGGCTAACTTCTCCTTACACTGCCAGACTGACCGACACCGCTCCCGTTACCAGCTTACTGCTCACAtccaggagggaggagacaggggTCAGGAGGGAGTTGCCCTTATTGCTAAGGGAAACCCCGTCCAGGTGAGGTGCAACCTGTGTGACTATGTGACCAGCAGTTTTGAGAAGCTACGAGGACATTCCCTGGGTTCACACCATGAGGCCGGCGTCCGGGTTTACAGA TTCCTGCAGCAGTATGATGGTGAGGTTGATGGAGGTTCGTGGCTGTTCCATTGTCTCCTATGcaaccactcctcctcctctaaacTCCAAGTACTGAAACACAGTCAAACCCCAATCCATCAGCAGAGGGAAGAGCTTCTACAACTGCAGCCAATGGGTGGAGAGGAGCTGGCAGCCATTTTTACCATCAGGAAGAGTCCTGATGGCGTCACAG GAGAACTCAGTGATGATATGGATACTTCCAGCGAGACCAGTGGTATTTTGGAAACAACCAAAGACACATGTAACTTGGGGGTGAAGCAGATTTCAGAGGAGACAG ACGAAACCAGGGGGGAGGAAAGAGACATGAAGGAGTCATTGAGCTCTGTCAAGCGTCCGTCCTCTGGATACGGGGAGATGGAAAGCTCCATTGAGACCAAACGCACGAGAATACACCAGCAAAATGAGAACCAGCAG ACTGTCCAGTGCCCTCTGTGCCAGGTTCAACTCCCATACACACACCTTCGTCCGCATCTCACACATCTGCACAGCGTGGCACAGGACTGTGTGGACAAGCTCATCAGCACA GTCAAACCACCCGTGGAACAACTGCCTCAACTGCAGATGGAACTACCAACAGACGCATGCACAGATGAGACTCCAGAAAATAAAACCACCAAGAAGAACAATGCAAATTGGGTCAATTCTGCTGATTCAATTGCCTCTGTTGATTCACAGAAAAACCAAG GCATTTCAGTGGCAAACACTGAGGGAGATGTAGCCGCACCCAAAGATGTCACAGCTCTACTTACCCCACCCCTTGAAGAAATAACCACTCACCCTTCCAATGGCAGACTGGCTCCTCAGTCCCCGACTCAgatccccccctcctcacccatCTCCCCACCTAGCgatcccccttctctctctgatcGCCATGGTTACCGGTTCCGTTGCAGCAGGTGCAGCCTGGCGTTCCCCACTCAGGAGAAGCTCCAAACGCACTGGCAGTACCATGCCATGAGGGCGGCGACAGAGTGCCCCCTCTGTTCTAGACAATGCCGCAGTCAGGAGGCCTTGCAGAGACACattcaaaacacacattcacagctgGACAACACACAGGGGCAGAATACAGTCTTACCACCTCATACGACTCAATACATGGAACATAATACGAGTTCTGTTCAGCAAGAGTTTAGTTTATCACCACAGGTGGGTCAAGAGGCaggagaaggggaggatgaagacatagaggaagaagaagcaatGGGCATCGAGGGAAAagaggaacaagaagaagaagttaaaaTTAAAGAGAAGGATACAGTTGGTGAAGATGATAAAGTTGAGGAGGATTTAACTGAGCCAGAGAAAGGGTCACATGAGGAGATGATATCAGAACATGGTTCAAACTCTCTTGTCAGAAAGTGCTCTAACCCCACATTGGACCGCTATCTGGATCCATCCAGGCCCTATAAATGCACCATCTGTTCAGAGTCATTTACTCAGAAAACCATTCTTCTGGTCCATTTTAACTCTGTGTCCCATCTTCACAGGGCCAGACGGGCCCTACAGGACTCTGGCACAGGTGTTGCGGCCCCTGAGGCTCCCCGCGGCCCAGACTCTCGACCTTATCGCTGCAGACTTTGTGGAGTAGGCTACAGCCAGAGCTCTACGCTGGACATACATCTTCGCTCTGTCCTTCATCAGACTAGAGCTCGTGCTGCCAAGAACACAGCTCCACAGACCCCAGCATCTAATGTAGCTGTTCCATTTACAGTCACCACCACTGCTACTCAGCCTGGTGCCACCAGAGAGGAAATATCCAAAAGTTTGCCTTTCCCCAAGAGGCTAGATGGAAGAAGATCGTCAGCCTTTTCACTATTAGATCCTGGACTAGCAACAGAGGTCAAGCCAACCCATAACCAAAATGGCCAGCAAGCTAAAAAGAAAGTGGCAGAGCTTATAGCATCTCGAAATCAGCTAATGCtaatacagcagcagcagttagcTCAGGCTCAGGCACAGGCCCAAGCTCAgttacaacaacacacagctaTGCTCCAGTCCCAGGCATTGCAGCACCTCCCCTTAGGGATAGAGAATCTCCTTAAACAACACTTCCCCCTGACTCCAGACAactttctgtctctgcagcaacAACTTCTCCTGCCATTTTACTTATCAGGAGACATGAAACTAGACATGAGCCTAGACCTTGGTCAGTTGCTATTGGCCAACACTATCCAAAAAGATCAAGTTAAGGTAGAAGCTAAAACTGAGTCCCCACCTGAAACTGATGAGAAACAAAACCATAAACAAAGCTCCAACCCAGCTGTAGGCCAATTTAAGGATCATGTGCAGTTTCAGACCAAGATCGAAGCAGTCCGCAGAGGATCCTCCATCAACCACACTGAAAGAGAACACAGCAATGCTTGTcttgaggaagaaaaagaagaaatgcatGTTACTACGGTTAAAAATGAGAGTCAAAAGGAGGAAACCCATTCTCCCTCATTTAATCTACTTAAATTGCAGTGTCCGCCTCCCAGAGTGCCCTATGCTGCTGCGAATGGGGAGCCTCTTAGAGCCCTACTACAGAGTTATGGCTATGAATTGGCAATGCAATATACACAAAGTAGACACAGACACCAGCAGCAGATtgcaactcaaatgataccgtATGAACAACAGTGCTCTGATATCAATAAGATGGTCGTGTGCTTAGAGGTTGAAAGAGATAAGTTAAATGAAACGGAAGATGGACAGGTAGTAGTTTGCAATAAGGATAGCAAAGTAGTACATGGCAATGGAGACAGAGATAGCAGCTTATGGACCgagaaaaatctaaacaaaggtgAAAATGcagcaaatgaagaaaaaagatgTTGTGGAGCAGGAGAAAAGTGCAAAGACTGTGGCAAGTTATTTTCAGATGCCTTGATTTTAAAAACCCACCAGGAATACATTCATAGCATGATGTTTCCCACTGCTGTACTGGAGAGTTTTTCCAGAAAATACAGGCTGCAATATGACCAGATGTACCCCCTCACACAGCCTAAATCTAAGGAGAATTCAACTACATGCCCCAACGCTGCAGTCCCAACCACATCAACATCTTCGGAATCAGAAACACCACAAGAccaaattaaatctgaaatGAAAACCATTTCACCCTCACCTGTATCCTCAGTTTCAGATATTGTTACTAAAACATCTGCTACAACTACAGACCCACCACCAACTGCCCCATCagtttcttctcctccatcaccacTGCAACCTCAAGAATGTCCACAACCTGAGATTCCCATCCCAGGTACATCTGCTTCAGCTACTTCTCAAACCACGTCCCCAGCTAAATCCATACCTACAATACCTAGGCTCTCTCTGCCCTTGCCCCAGCTTCCTATACCCCAACTGCCATTACCTAAGCTTTCCCTACCACCCATTCCTTTCCCCATGGAActacctctcctctctccagctATGATGCAGTCGGTGGCTCTCCAGACCCAACCTTGGTTAGACTTGAGTGTGAACCCTGAGTTGGCAAAACTCTACCAATCTCAACTCAATCTAGGGCCACAGCTTAGTCCAGCGTTGCTAAGTCAGACTCCACAACTGAACCCTACATTGCTGGGTCAACCATCCCAACTCAGTCCCATCCAAACAGGACAGCAACCTCAAGTCAGCCCATCAATGCTTGAACAGCAGCAGGGTAAGAGAACCCGAACACGAATCTCAGAGGAGCAACTGACTGTTCTGAGGAGACACTTTGATATTTACAGCCTCCCCAGTGATGACGAGATCAACAAAATGTCTTCTCTGTCTGGACTGCCTCACAAAGTCATTAAACACTGGTTCCGCAACACCCTATTTAAAGAGCGCCAGCGAGACAAGGATTCTCCTTATAATTTTAATAACCCTCCAACCACATCCCTGGAGGAGGGCAAAGAGGAAGTAGCACAAAACCAAACTCTGACACTTGAACCATGTTCACTATCCCCAGCCCCCCCAGCCATCTCTCCACAGCCCCAGATAACAGATATCCAGAGAGGCGAGCCCCATAGGGGTCGGCGCTCTTCCCGAACCCGCTTCACGGAGCAACAGCTGGAGACCCTACAGGGGGTGTTTGAGGCCACTCCCTACcccagagaagaagaatatgACAGAATGTCTGCTCTGTTGTCTCTCCCTAACAGAGTCATTGTTGTATGGTTTCAAAATGCAAGACAGAGAGCCCGCAAAAACCAAGATGGGGGACGGGGGACTGATGATGGATTAGAGGGAAAGAACCAGCCTGACAGCATTCACAGACAGAGAAATGGCTGCTTCAAGAATAATGAAGATAATGAGGATAACAGCTGTGGCGATGAAGGACAAGGTGACTGTGAAAACTCCATGGATCTGACTTATGAGTACTACACCCAACCTGACTCACCTGTCCTTGATTCTTACACTCAAGACACAGAAAGTGAACAGCAAACATTTAATGGAGAACCAACACTTGTAATGAGGAAACAAGAGGATAAAACCACCTCTTCTTATGCTGATAAGTGCCCAGCTCTGGTTCAAACTCAAAATGGAATTTCAGATGCTGACTTTCATCAGAAGGAAAAGGTTACAGTCAAGAAAACGGGCTCCTCTTCAAAACTCGAAACTAAGATTCAGCCAGAAAGTACTCCAGAAAGATCTCAGCcttgttcttcctcctcttcacaaaAGACCGTACCCACCATTCCGTCTATATCTCATTGCAGCCAGGCGCATACCCAAAGTTCTCCTTCAGATCAAGCTTGTGAAAAGCCTGCCGATCCATCACCCAACCTCCCTTCTGCTTCAGAGTCTGAAAAAAGCCACACTGGGCTGCCTGATTCCACATCAAGCTTACTCAGTGAAGCCCAGTCACAGAATCAGCTGCTTCTCCAGACCCAGGCTCAATTCCCATGCAGTGTCTGTCCAATGTCCTTGCCAACATTCCAGCTGTGGCAGGAGCATCAGACCAGGCACCTCCTGGCAGCTCAGTCCCAGGTCCAACTCATGCATTCTGGCTTCACAGACCGAACCATGCCTTACATGATGCTTCACCCCAACCACACCCTGATGGCCAGCCAAATGCTTTCAGGTGCTTTGTCCCAGATTCATTCTAATCCTACACATTCAATGATGTCACATTTAAACAGTATACAAATTCAAAACACAATCTCTGATCATTCAAGTAACACCCTCGCGGGTCTATCTCAAGGTTCCCTGACACCTATGAAGCAGAATACAAAGCTTATATCAGAAACCAGTTTTGAAAGCCAGAGGAGCAATAGAGAAGTTGAGGAAGAACACAGAAGGGATAAGCGTCAGAGAACCACCATCACCCCAGAACAGCTTGAAGTGTTGTATCAGCGTTACAGCTTGGACTCTAATCCCACCAGAGGAGTACTCGAAAGCATTGCACGAGATGTGGGCCTAACAAGACGTGTTGTTCAg GTCTGGTTTCAGAATACAcgagccagagagagaaaaggacagTTCAGGTCGATGGGGCCAGGATCCAGTTTCAGCTTGGGTTTGAACCACCTTCGCTGCCCATTTTGCAGGGCTCTGTTCAAGGTCAAGAGTGCTCTGGATGCCCATATGAGGTCCCGTCACTGGGCAGAGGCTGAAAGAGCAGGTTACAACTTATCAATGAGTAATGTATCCAGTGGGCAGATTGGGATGACCGTGTTGTCTGTTATGGATAGACCGGGCCCATCTATCACCTCCAACCCTACCCAAAACCATGCTTATGTAATAAGCAACAAAGAGTTAACTGGGAGTCCACCTGTCACCTCTTTGTCTTTAACCACTGATCTGAACAAccaagaggaggatgatgactatgaggatgatgaagagtaTCCATGTGATGATGGTTCCAGTATGGCTGACCAAGAGTCTCCTAGTCCTGAGGGATCTGGGGGTCCAAGCTCTGATTGGGGTGAGACACAAACTCTGCAgcaacaccaccaccatcagcaACAGCGCCAAAGGACACAGATGAGTCACTTCCAGGTACTGCAGCTCCGAGACTTCTACAGGAGTCACCGTACACCCAACCGACATGAGTGCGAGGCACTGGGCCAGGAGCTGGGGCTACCTCATCGTGTTGTGCAG gtGTGGTTCCAGAACGccagagccaaggagaaaaGGGCCCGGAGCCTAAGCTCTGACTctgcagagagggagcaggCTGAGCTGTCTGCAGGAGcaggggagagggacagagcttAA
- the gtf3c6 gene encoding general transcription factor 3C polypeptide 6 isoform X2 — MDDEWEEEEQLVVVELSGIISNDFLSKCRGTCKILDIDSDRPMMQVGQYVFAGEYEDALGTCVLFEEGPQKGQGDSAPELKYMCHTVKKLMMQRIFLTEKKEGETSTGSGDGDEQQGPTSQSNQGENVEQQGKSREEMESINLDSAVG; from the exons ATGGACGATGAATGGGAAGAAGAG gAGCAACTTGTTGTGGTGGAGCTCTCCGGTATAATCAGTAACGACTTTCTGTCCAAATGTCGAGGCACATGCAAGATACTG GACATTGACAGTGACAGGCCCATGATGCAGGTTGGACAGTATGTGTTTGCAGGAGAATATGAAG ACGCCTTGGGAACGTGTGTGCTGTTCGAGGAGGGACCACAGAAAG GACAAGGAGACAGTGCTCCAGAGCTCAAATACATGTGCCATACTGTGAAGAAGCTGATGATGCAACGAATCTTCCTCACTGAAAAGAAAGAGGGTGAAACCAGCACAG GAAGTGGTGATGGCGACGAACAGCAAGGCCCAACCTCTCAGTCCAATCAAGGAGAAAATGTGGAACAACAGGGGAAATCaagagaagagatggagagcaTAAATTTAGACTCGGCTGTGGGTTGA
- the gtf3c6 gene encoding general transcription factor 3C polypeptide 6 isoform X1, producing MDDEWEEEEQLVVVELSGIISNDFLSKCRGTCKILDIDSDRPMMQVGQYVFAGEYEDALGTCVLFEEGPQKGQGDSAPELKYMCHTVKKLMMQRIFLTEKKEGETSTAGSGDGDEQQGPTSQSNQGENVEQQGKSREEMESINLDSAVG from the exons ATGGACGATGAATGGGAAGAAGAG gAGCAACTTGTTGTGGTGGAGCTCTCCGGTATAATCAGTAACGACTTTCTGTCCAAATGTCGAGGCACATGCAAGATACTG GACATTGACAGTGACAGGCCCATGATGCAGGTTGGACAGTATGTGTTTGCAGGAGAATATGAAG ACGCCTTGGGAACGTGTGTGCTGTTCGAGGAGGGACCACAGAAAG GACAAGGAGACAGTGCTCCAGAGCTCAAATACATGTGCCATACTGTGAAGAAGCTGATGATGCAACGAATCTTCCTCACTGAAAAGAAAGAGGGTGAAACCAGCACAG CAGGAAGTGGTGATGGCGACGAACAGCAAGGCCCAACCTCTCAGTCCAATCAAGGAGAAAATGTGGAACAACAGGGGAAATCaagagaagagatggagagcaTAAATTTAGACTCGGCTGTGGGTTGA
- the gtf3c6 gene encoding general transcription factor 3C polypeptide 6 isoform X3, whose amino-acid sequence MDDEWEEEEQLVVVELSGIISNDFLSKCRGTCKILDIDSDRPMMQVGQYVFAGEYEDALGTCVLFEEGPQKGQGDSAPELKYMCHTVKKLMMQRIFLTEKKEGETSTGQAERLNST is encoded by the exons ATGGACGATGAATGGGAAGAAGAG gAGCAACTTGTTGTGGTGGAGCTCTCCGGTATAATCAGTAACGACTTTCTGTCCAAATGTCGAGGCACATGCAAGATACTG GACATTGACAGTGACAGGCCCATGATGCAGGTTGGACAGTATGTGTTTGCAGGAGAATATGAAG ACGCCTTGGGAACGTGTGTGCTGTTCGAGGAGGGACCACAGAAAG GACAAGGAGACAGTGCTCCAGAGCTCAAATACATGTGCCATACTGTGAAGAAGCTGATGATGCAACGAATCTTCCTCACTGAAAAGAAAGAGGGTGAAACCAGCACAGGTCAGGCTGAACGGCTAAACTCAACATGA
- the calub gene encoding calumenin-B: MHMMELRPLVMCFALCVVYATSKPTEKKERIHHDDPLSNREHDDAESFDYDHEAFLGQEEAKTFDQLTPEESKERLGMLVERIDEDKDGFVTAEEMKRWIKHAQKRWIYDDVDRQWKSHDLNGDEVVSWEEYKNATYGYILDDPDPDDGFSYRQMMARDERRFKMADQDNDLKANKEEFTAFLHPEEYDHMKDIVVLETMEDIDKNGDGLIDLDEYIGDMYNQEGDSSEPEWVKTEREQFSEFRDKNKDGKMDKEETRDWILPNDYDHAEAEAKHLVYESDADKDGLLTKAEIVDKYDLFVGSQATDFGEALTRHDEF, encoded by the exons ATGCACATGATGGAGCTCCGGCCACTTGTTATGTGCTTTGCTCTCTGCGTGGTTTACGCCACCAGCAAACCAACAGAGAAGAAGGAACGTATTCATCACGATGATCCCCTCAGTAACCGAGAGCATGATGACGCCGAGAGCTTTGACTATGACCATGAAGCGTTTCTCGGGCAGGAGGAGGCCAAGACTTTCGACCAGCTCACACCTGAGGAGAGCAAGGAGAGGCTCGG CATGTTGGTTGAACGTATAGACGAGGATAAGGATGGCTTTGTGACAGCcgaggagatgaagagatggaTCAAACACGCCCAGAAGAGGTGGATCTATGATGATGTGGACCGACAGTGGAAGAGTCACGACCTCAACGGGGATGAAGTGGTGTCCTGGGAAGAGTACAAGAACGCCACCTACGGATACATTCTGG ATGACCCCGACCCCGATGATGGTTTCAGCTACAGGCAGATGATGGCTCGCGATGAGAGAAGATTTAAAATGGCCGACCAAGACAACGACTTGAAAGCCAACAAGGAGGAGTTCACAGCCTTCCTTCACCCGGAGGAGTATGACCACATGAAAGACATTGTAGTGCTG GAAACAATGGAAGACATCGATAAGAATGGAGATGGTTTAATTGATCTTGATGAGTACATCG GTGACATGTACAACCAGGAGGGAGACTCTTCAGAACCAGAGTGGgtgaagacagagagggagcagTTTTCTGAATttagagacaaaaacaaagacgGGAAGATGGACAAGGAGGAGACCAGAGACTGGATCCTGCCCAATGACTACGATCATGCTGAGGCCGAGGCCAAACATCTCGTCTACGAGTCGGATGCAGACAAA gACGGCCTCCTGACTAAGGCAGAAATCGTGGATAAGTACGACCTGTTCGTGGGCAGCCAGGCCACCGACTTTGGAGAAGCTCTGACTCGACACGATGAGTTCTAA